Genomic segment of Deltaproteobacteria bacterium:
AGGGCAAGTTCATCGTCCGCGACACCTTCGACCGCGCCAGCCGCGCCACGCTCTCCGAGGAGCTGGACGACAGCTACATGCGCAGCATCAAGGTCGGCGACCGCATCGTCTTCAAGTAGGGCCCGCGGCTCGCGTTCCAAGGCAGCGCTCGGCGCGCCGGTCGTCCTGCATGGACGGCCGGCGCGTGTGCATTTTGGGCCAGGAGGATTTCGCGATGGCCATCTACATGGACGTCCACAGCGGCATGAAGGGCATCACCGCCGAGCAATTCAAAGCCGCGCACGAGGCCGACTTGAAGGCCGAGAAGGACGAACAGGGCGTGCACTTCATCAAGGCCTGGGCCGACCCCAAGAGCGGCAAGGTGTTCTGCCTCTCCGAGGGGCCGAGCAAGGAGGCGGTGCAGCGCGTGCACGAGCGCGCGGGGCATCCGGCGAATGAGACGTACGAGGTGGCGTACGTCGTGGACTGACCGACCTCGGCTACTGCAACGTCAGGTTCCCGGTGAGCAGATCGGTCTGCTCGAGGCCGAAGGCTTGGGCGTTGTCGCAGTTGGCGTAGAACGTCACGTCGCGCGACGCATCGATCGACGCCCCGCCCGTCTCGAGCAACTGCAGCGCCTCGGGCGGAATGGTGAACGTGCCCGGGCTGTCGGGGACGTTGCAGCTCAAGATGTACTCCTGGCCCGGCGGCGCCGAACCCTGCTGCTGGATGTCGAACTGCACGGTCTCACCTGGGCCGTTTCCGGGCGACCAGGTCAGCGTGAGCCCCGCCGTTCGATTCACGGCGACCGCGTTGTGCGTGAAGTCCGGCGTGACCGCCGTGAGCGGCGGAGCGGCCTGGAGCTGGCCGCTGAACGCGTGAATCGACCCACCCGACGCGCTGAACGAGATGAGATCGCCCGGGGCCCAGGTGAGCTGCGCGACCGGATATCCGCCCGGCGCGAAGCTGATCGTGGACGCGCTGGACGGCGTGTTGATCTGCACCGTCCCCATCGAGAGCTGCGGCATGGGCAGCCCGGTGTCCGTGGTGGAGATGAGCCCGTAGCAGCACCCGCCGGTCATGGAGATGCACGAGGGCGTGAGGGCCGTGTCGTAGCCGATGGCCGTCGCGAGCGGGCCGCTCGCCCAGCCGCCCAGGAAGATCTCGGCGAGCAGCGTGGAGCCGGTGGTGCCACCGCTGCTGCCCGACGAGCCGGTCGTCGTCGTGCTGCTGCCCGTACCGGTCGTCGTCGTGCTGCTGCCCGTGCTCGACGCGGTGCCGGCCCCCGTGGTGCTCGCACTCGTGCCGCTGGTGCTCCCTGCGCTGGAGCTCGTGCTGACCGCGCTCACGCCCGAGGTGCTCGACGCGGCGGAGCTCGCCGCCACGGTGCTGAATCCAGACGAGCCGCTCGTCGCGGTCGCGGCGCCGCTCGTCCCGGTCGTTGCGCTCGCCTGGGTCTCGCTGGTCGTGCCGCTGGTGGAGGTCGTCGAGGCGGCCGACGTGGCTCCGGCGGTCGCCGTCGATGCCGCGGCGGCTTCGCCCGTGCTGTGCTGATCGTCAGGCGCAGCGAAGCAGGCGGCCATCCCCAGCGCGGCGAGCAACACGAGTCGGATTCGCATGACGTTCACGCCGCCGGCGGCGGCGCCTCGGGCTTCGGCTCCTCGGGCACGTCCTGGAAGAGCTGGTCGCTCGGCGAGTCGTAGTCGAACAGGTCCGCGTTGCGGCCCCAGTTCACGATGGTGAGGAACAGCCGCTCGGTGTCCTCGAACGGCAGCTGCACCGCGAGCTCTTCGCGGACCACATCGGCGTCGACGCGGTGCTGCCGCTTCTCCAGCGCGCTGAGCACGAACTTGAAGACGTTCAGCGTCAGCAGCGCCTTCTTGAACATCACCTTGCGCTCGGCGGGGTCGGCTTTCAGGTAGCGCCGGCCTTCTTCGGTGAGCACCACCATCTGCTTGGGCGTGTCCACCAGCTCGATGAGCTCCGCGGCCTTCACCACGTTCATCATCTGCGCGTACTCGCGGCCCATGTCGGCGGCGAGCTTGAACACGTCCTCCTTGCCGCCGCGGTCGTCGAGCACCTCGAGCAAGCCGCCGATCTCGATGCCGCCCGCGTCCGGCAGGACCTCGAAGCCCGGCCGCTTGATGACCGAGATCTCCGCCGCCTCGGGCTCGGGCGCTTCTTCGGGGAGCTCGCTCTCGGTGATCACCGCGTGGATGTGATCCACCAGCTTCTGGAACTCCTTGCTCCGCGGGTCGCGCGGGTACGGGAGCTTGTTCTCCACGATGGTGCGGATGCGCCCCGGGTGCGCAGCGAGGATCACGATGCGCGTGGCCATGAAGGCCACTTCCTTGATGTCGTGCGAGACCATCAAGATCGACTTGGGGTTCTTCTCGCGATCGCTCCAGAAGCGAATCGCTTCCTCGCGCAGGTTCTCGGCGGTGAGCGCGTCGACCTGGCTGAAGGGCTCGTCCATGCAGAGCAGCTCGGGGTGCACCGCGAGCGCGCGCGCGATGCCCACGCGCTGCTTCATGCCGCCGGAGAGCTCGCGCGGGTACGCGTCCTCGAAGCCCTTGAGGCCCACCAGCTCGACCACGTCGTCCACGGTCTTCTTCCGCTGCGCCGACTCCTGGCCCTTGGCGACGAGCGCCTCCTCGATGTTCTGGCTCACCGTCAGCCACGGGTAGAGCGCCGCGCCTTGAAACACGATGGCCGCGTCGGGGTTCAAGCCCTCGAGGTGCTTGCCGTGCGC
This window contains:
- a CDS encoding SCO4226 family nickel-binding protein; this translates as MAIYMDVHSGMKGITAEQFKAAHEADLKAEKDEQGVHFIKAWADPKSGKVFCLSEGPSKEAVQRVHERAGHPANETYEVAYVVD
- a CDS encoding nitrate/sulfonate/bicarbonate ABC transporter ATP-binding protein, translating into MEPLCELRHVHKVYRLPNGQDLKVLDDINLQVFPEEILCLLGPSGCGKSTLMRILVGLIPQSAGQVDAHGKHLEGLNPDAAIVFQGAALYPWLTVSQNIEEALVAKGQESAQRKKTVDDVVELVGLKGFEDAYPRELSGGMKQRVGIARALAVHPELLCMDEPFSQVDALTAENLREEAIRFWSDREKNPKSILMVSHDIKEVAFMATRIVILAAHPGRIRTIVENKLPYPRDPRSKEFQKLVDHIHAVITESELPEEAPEPEAAEISVIKRPGFEVLPDAGGIEIGGLLEVLDDRGGKEDVFKLAADMGREYAQMMNVVKAAELIELVDTPKQMVVLTEEGRRYLKADPAERKVMFKKALLTLNVFKFVLSALEKRQHRVDADVVREELAVQLPFEDTERLFLTIVNWGRNADLFDYDSPSDQLFQDVPEEPKPEAPPPAA